From a single Lolium rigidum isolate FL_2022 chromosome 7, APGP_CSIRO_Lrig_0.1, whole genome shotgun sequence genomic region:
- the LOC124677077 gene encoding probable carboxylesterase 15: MSSFSSSPASSVSAAAPPPHVVEDCLGVVQLLSDGTVTRPTRSFLSDPPAHEIRRDLPVEWKDVVYDDSHGLRLRVYRPTTAATKDGEKKNLPVVVYFHGGGFCIGSFEHPSFHEVGLRIAHDLPAVVLSADNRLAPEHRLPAAQHDGETVLSWLSGHAASGADSWLAESADFERVFVWGDSCGGNMAHHVAVRNGSGCGLDIGPVRIAGYVLLCPYFGGEERMASEASFPRDELMGLALFDQMWRLALPVGATRDHPASNPFGPDSAPLDGVTFPPVLVADAEKDLLRDRTADYVARLRAMGKPVELVVFEGQGHGFFVYEPWGAAADELVRVVRRFVHGDPPATS, encoded by the coding sequence ATGTCATCGTTTTCTTCCTCTCCGGCATCGTCCGTCTCGGCCGCGGCACCGCCGCCGCACGTGGTCGAGGACTGCCTCGGCGTCGTGCAGCTCCTCAGCGACGGCACTGTAACGCGGCCCACGCGAAGCTTCCTCTCTGACCCTCCGGCGCATGAAATCCGCCGCGACCTGCCTGTCGAGTGGAAGGACGTGGTGTACGACGATTCCCACGGCCTCCGGCTCCGCGTGTACAGGCCTACGACGGCGGCCACCAAAGACGGGGAGAAGAAGAACCTTCCGGTGGTCGTCTACTTCCACGGCGGCGGCTTCTGCATCGGCAGCTTCGAGCACCCCAGCTTCCACGAAGTCGGCCTGCGGATCGCCCACGACCTCCCGGCCGTCGTGCTCTCCGCGGATAACCGCCTCGCCCCCGAGCACCGCCTCCCCGCGGCGCAGCACGACGGGGAGACCGTGCTCTCGTGGCTAAGCGGCCATGCCGCGTCCGGCGCCGACTCCTGGCTCGCCGAGTCGGCCGACTTCGAACGGGTGTTCGTGTGGGGCGACTCGTGCGGCGGTAACATGGCGCACCACGTCGCAGTCCGGAATGGCTCCGGCTGCGGCCTCGATATAGGCCCGGTGCGCATCGCCGGGTACGTCCTGCTGTGTCCGTACTTCGGcggggaggagaggatggcgtcgGAGGCGTCCTTCCCGCGCGATGAGCTCATGGGCCTGGCGCTGTTCGACCAGATGTGGCGGCTGGCGCTGCCGGTTGGGGCGACGAGGGACCACCCGGCGTCGAATCCGTTCGGCCCCGATAGCGCCCCGCTCGACGGCGTCACGTTCCCGCCTGTGCTCGTCGCGGACGCCGAGAAGGACCTGCTGCGCGACCGGACCGCCGACTACGTCGCAAGGCTGAGGGCAATGGGGAAGCCCGTGGAGCTCGTGGTGTTCGAGGGACAGGGGCACGGCTTCTTCGTCTATGAGCCGTGGGGCGCCGCGGCAGACGAGCTCGTCCGAGTGGTACGGCGGTTCGTGCACGGTGATCCACCGGCCACCAGCTGA